From a region of the Helianthus annuus cultivar XRQ/B chromosome 5, HanXRQr2.0-SUNRISE, whole genome shotgun sequence genome:
- the LOC110943421 gene encoding uncharacterized protein LOC110943421, with translation MKAHDQVREVLIEQEETMNKMKDEAHDNSKLFELLTLEISSLNVKIKSLEGVNQTLNQLLSEMSEASSNEMKAMKLEMEAMKADKVVKDEQLHMLYSVMESHLKMDVHAAFNEIEVKRAEDRRLERERRLAEEATQKNKGVIDDTQEAGGSSTQPDIGGSSSQQDIEMVEVAEVHEQEIVEDEQEMVEDEKVQEPDFIIVGESSEPVDIDNILRRVDVIQRKRKAREVLLLEWKTRQFVLVGNAYPVPYNAKEVARLLKFYDLKRKGKKARGEIVDEDSDVEMFGDEEEEDEDNVDDKMDDNPDDGNDKDDKGDDDNDQGASGLLIKDPTIQERLMN, from the coding sequence ATGAAAGCTCATGATCAAGTTAGAGAGGTGTTGATAGAGCAAGAAGAGACAATGAACAAAATGAAGGATGAAGCTCATGATAATTCTAAGTTGTTTGAATTATTGACATTAGAGATCTCCTCATTGAATGTCAAGATAAAGAGCTTGGAAGGTGTGAATCAAACACTCAATCAGCTTCTCAGTGAAATGAGTGAAGCTTCGTCAAATGAAATGAAGGCAATGAAGCTAGAGATGGAAGCCATGAAGGCAGACAAGGTGGTGAAAGATGAACAACTTCATATGCTATACTCTGTCATGGAAAGTCATTTGAAGATGGATGTTCATGCTGCATTTAATGAGATAGAAGTGAAACGAGCTGAAGACAGAAGGTTAGAACGTGAAAGACGTTTAGCCGAAGAAGCCACTCAAAAGAACAAAGGTGTGATTGATGATACTCAAGAAGCTGGTGGATCATCAACTCAACCTGATATTGGTGGTTCATCATCACAACAAGATATTGAAATGGTCGAAGTTGCAGAAGTTCATGAacaagaaatagttgaagatgaacaagaaatggttgaagatgaaAAAGTTCAGGAACCAGACTTCATAATTGTTGGTGAGTCTTCTGAGCCTGTTGATATTGATAATATTCTTAGAAGGGTTGATGTTATTCAAAGAAAGAGAAAGGCAAGAGAAGTGTTACTACTAGAATGGAAGACACGACAATTTGTACTTGTTGGTAATGCTTACCCAGTGCCATACAATGCGAAAGAAGTGGCTCGGCTTCTAAAGTTTTATGATTTGAAAAGAAAGGGGAAGAAAGCTCGTGGAGAGATAGTTGATGAAGATTCTGATGTAGAGATGTTTGgagatgaagaagaggaagatgaagataatGTTGATGATAAAATGGATGATAATCCTGATGATGGaaatgataaagatgataaaggtGATGATGACAATGATCAAGGTGCTTCCGGATTGCTTATCAAAGATCCAACTATTCAAGAAAGATTGATGAATTAA